From Synechococcus sp. A10-1-5-1, a single genomic window includes:
- a CDS encoding mechanosensitive ion channel family protein, whose translation MVQVQAAEVLEKPAIPGCSPDPQVIALAGEPVLEVRRPPAGESLRAYGERQEEALLEIAKDYALQPSRLQRWEDEPFSIIGFKQPGLEPRAVIAVDDKQARCFELSREELSGRYLTALQLAIRQYRVNHSLTSWLKATALAALFLGLYLGWIRLQSAANRQLRAQVDRGAMFGVPFRRLKRFPLPIGAERLKALLQQIRQVVHWSLLALVTYLLVPLLLAFFPPTMAMSKGLRGQILQFIGGVLDGVVEAIPGLVSVGLILGITFVLVRLSGAWFRALDQGRIAIPGFYQEWAKPTARIVSILLVLAGCAAAFPYIPGSGTRVFQGAGLFLGVLAALGSSAIANNVISGLMLIYTRAFREGDRVEINGVTGVVQERALLVTRIQTPRNELVSIPNATVIGASVVNFSFSQREIKQPIAIATSVTLGYEVPWRTIHALMLQSARETTGVSDLQEPYVLQTALNDFHVSYEVTAFVSDPSRYRESLSELHGRLQDRFAEAGIEILSPAVQSLRGSVAVNAPA comes from the coding sequence TTGGTCCAGGTTCAGGCTGCTGAAGTCCTGGAGAAACCCGCGATTCCCGGTTGCAGTCCAGATCCTCAGGTCATTGCGTTGGCTGGTGAGCCGGTGCTTGAAGTCCGCCGGCCTCCCGCTGGGGAGTCCTTGCGCGCCTATGGCGAGCGTCAGGAGGAAGCCCTGCTGGAGATTGCCAAGGACTACGCGCTGCAGCCGTCCCGGCTCCAGCGTTGGGAGGATGAGCCGTTCTCGATCATTGGCTTCAAGCAGCCTGGGCTTGAACCCCGGGCGGTGATCGCGGTTGATGACAAACAGGCCCGTTGTTTTGAACTGAGTCGCGAGGAGCTATCTGGTCGTTATCTCACGGCCCTGCAACTGGCGATTCGCCAATACCGGGTCAATCACTCGCTGACCTCCTGGTTGAAAGCCACGGCACTCGCGGCGCTCTTCCTGGGTTTGTACTTGGGCTGGATCCGCCTCCAAAGCGCGGCCAATCGACAACTCCGTGCCCAGGTGGATCGCGGAGCGATGTTCGGGGTGCCGTTCAGGCGCTTGAAGCGGTTCCCTCTACCGATCGGGGCGGAGCGACTGAAGGCGCTGTTGCAGCAGATCAGGCAGGTGGTGCACTGGTCCCTGCTGGCTCTGGTCACCTACCTACTGGTGCCGCTTTTGCTCGCCTTCTTCCCGCCAACGATGGCAATGTCGAAGGGGCTGCGCGGTCAGATCCTCCAGTTCATCGGTGGGGTTCTTGATGGCGTGGTTGAGGCGATCCCTGGTCTGGTTTCCGTCGGTTTGATTTTGGGGATCACGTTTGTCCTGGTCCGGTTGAGCGGGGCTTGGTTTCGGGCTCTGGATCAAGGGCGAATCGCCATCCCAGGCTTCTATCAGGAGTGGGCGAAACCGACGGCTCGGATCGTGTCGATCCTGCTGGTGCTCGCCGGATGTGCGGCGGCCTTCCCCTACATCCCCGGATCTGGAACCCGGGTCTTTCAAGGGGCCGGTCTGTTTCTGGGTGTTCTGGCCGCCTTGGGTTCCAGCGCCATCGCCAACAACGTGATCAGTGGCCTGATGCTCATCTACACCCGAGCGTTTCGGGAGGGGGACCGCGTTGAGATCAACGGGGTGACTGGTGTTGTGCAGGAGCGAGCCCTCTTAGTCACGCGGATTCAGACCCCGCGGAATGAATTGGTGAGCATCCCCAATGCCACCGTGATTGGGGCCTCCGTGGTGAACTTCAGTTTTTCCCAGCGGGAGATCAAACAGCCCATTGCCATCGCCACCTCGGTCACCCTCGGCTACGAGGTCCCATGGCGAACCATCCATGCCCTGATGTTGCAGTCAGCCCGGGAGACCACCGGGGTCAGCGATCTTCAGGAGCCCTACGTCCTGCAAACCGCTCTCAACGACTTTCATGTCAGCTACGAGGTCACGGCCTTCGTGAGTGATCCGTCCCGCTATCGCGAGTCCCTGTCCGAATTGCACGGACGCCTGCAAGATCGCTTCGCCGAGGCCGGGATCGAGATTCTTTCGCCCGCTGTTCAAAGCCTGCGTGGTTCCGTGGCCGTGAATGCTCCGGCTTAA
- a CDS encoding phosphatidylserine/phosphatidylglycerophosphate/cardiolipin synthase family protein produces the protein MAASQRLLVMPDDGAEAVVALIDQAQSQLLIKQFKLQSEAVEQALLRAQQRGVQIRVMLNPHTSGGDRWNDEAYALLEGWGVEVAWTSERFPVTHEKSMVIDGQAALIATFNLSDKYFTETRDYGVVSHDPLVIEQVVAGFEADWERVAFDPRLDVGLVWSNVHSRGQMARVIDSAQESLRIQHPKFVDAVILERLVAAQQRGVKVRVLCGGKHGLSDWDVYDTFSSLRLLEHAGVKIRRQKQPKLHAKLILVDEQAALTGSMNIDRSAFDLRRELGIEVDAPDVIARLSQAFNADWEAAKKYSAPDPLDPAYHEAGELPPDPHFVHD, from the coding sequence ATGGCAGCCAGTCAGCGTCTTCTCGTGATGCCCGATGACGGGGCCGAGGCAGTCGTTGCATTGATCGACCAGGCCCAGTCCCAATTACTGATCAAGCAGTTCAAGCTGCAGAGCGAGGCCGTCGAGCAGGCCCTGCTTCGCGCCCAGCAGCGCGGTGTGCAGATTCGCGTGATGCTCAATCCCCATACCTCCGGCGGTGACCGGTGGAACGACGAGGCCTATGCCTTGCTTGAGGGTTGGGGTGTGGAGGTGGCCTGGACCAGCGAGCGCTTCCCGGTCACCCATGAGAAATCCATGGTGATCGATGGCCAGGCGGCCCTGATTGCCACCTTCAACCTCTCAGACAAGTACTTCACCGAAACCCGTGATTACGGCGTGGTGAGCCATGACCCGCTGGTCATCGAGCAGGTGGTGGCTGGGTTTGAAGCGGACTGGGAACGCGTGGCGTTTGATCCGCGCCTGGATGTGGGCTTGGTTTGGAGCAATGTCCACAGCCGCGGGCAGATGGCCCGGGTGATCGATAGCGCCCAGGAGTCACTGCGGATTCAGCACCCCAAGTTTGTGGATGCCGTGATCCTGGAGCGGCTGGTGGCTGCCCAGCAGCGGGGGGTGAAGGTGCGGGTGCTCTGCGGCGGCAAGCACGGCCTGAGCGATTGGGATGTCTATGACACTTTCAGCTCCCTACGGCTGCTGGAGCATGCCGGGGTCAAGATCCGGCGTCAGAAGCAGCCGAAGCTGCACGCCAAGTTGATCCTGGTGGATGAGCAGGCCGCCCTGACCGGCTCGATGAACATCGACCGCAGTGCCTTTGATCTCCGCCGGGAACTGGGCATCGAGGTGGATGCGCCCGATGTGATCGCTCGGCTTTCGCAGGCCTTCAACGCTGACTGGGAGGCAGCCAAGAAGTACAGCGCCCCTGACCCCCTGGATCCGGCGTATCACGAGGCGGGAGAGCTGCCGCCCGACCCCCACTTCGTTCACGACTGA
- a CDS encoding DUF4278 domain-containing protein, whose product MPEAQFDPGHGTGTWADSEELPMTLTYRGQKYQQNKEAVSSKHPQLNYRGLKYVK is encoded by the coding sequence TTGCCTGAGGCGCAGTTCGATCCAGGCCATGGAACGGGGACCTGGGCTGACTCCGAGGAACTACCCATGACCCTCACCTATCGCGGCCAGAAGTACCAGCAGAACAAAGAGGCTGTCTCTTCCAAGCATCCTCAGCTGAACTACCGAGGCCTCAAGTACGTCAAGTGA
- the minE gene encoding cell division topological specificity factor MinE translates to MSLREFIDKLLGRQPASATTAKERLQLVLAHDRSDLNPELLEQMRREILEVVSRYVEIDLSEGDVSLETEDRVTALVANLPIRRAIFKPTPAETEDEAEAEETNEAPTAEAEESEAEEAIVSQG, encoded by the coding sequence ATGAGCCTGCGCGAATTCATCGACAAGTTGCTTGGGCGTCAGCCCGCCAGCGCCACCACGGCCAAGGAGCGCCTGCAGCTGGTGCTGGCCCATGACCGCAGCGACCTGAACCCAGAACTGCTGGAGCAGATGCGCCGCGAGATCCTCGAGGTGGTTAGCCGCTACGTCGAGATCGACCTCAGCGAAGGCGATGTCAGCCTCGAGACCGAGGACCGCGTGACCGCCCTGGTGGCCAACCTGCCGATCCGGCGGGCCATCTTCAAACCCACCCCGGCCGAAACCGAGGACGAAGCAGAGGCAGAGGAAACCAACGAAGCCCCTACAGCCGAAGCAGAAGAGAGCGAAGCCGAAGAGGCCATCGTCAGCCAGGGCTGA
- a CDS encoding chromate transporter: MPPTHWQLFWGMQQVALSSFGGGLSAWSERIVVEDKAWMTKQEFITGLTVARLFPGPNQINMAIYIGSHFRGLGGALAAVAGILLLPFSVLMGLGLAYYYLHTSMAVDRLLAGVITASAGMALSMGFKIAAAYLHDRVALLLAAISFVAMTVFHVRLVPLVLVAGPLAMAWYWPRKP, from the coding sequence ATGCCTCCCACCCATTGGCAGTTGTTCTGGGGCATGCAGCAGGTCGCTCTCTCCTCCTTTGGCGGCGGGCTCTCGGCCTGGAGCGAGCGGATCGTGGTTGAGGACAAGGCCTGGATGACCAAGCAGGAGTTCATCACCGGTCTGACGGTGGCGCGCCTCTTCCCCGGGCCGAACCAGATCAACATGGCGATCTACATCGGTAGCCATTTCCGCGGCTTAGGCGGTGCCTTGGCGGCCGTGGCGGGGATCCTGTTGCTGCCCTTCAGCGTCTTGATGGGGCTGGGGCTCGCCTACTACTACCTGCACACGTCAATGGCGGTGGATCGTCTCCTGGCGGGAGTGATCACGGCGTCCGCAGGGATGGCCCTTTCGATGGGCTTCAAGATTGCCGCTGCCTATCTCCATGACCGCGTCGCGCTCTTGTTGGCGGCCATCAGCTTTGTGGCGATGACCGTCTTCCACGTTCGCCTGGTGCCCCTGGTGCTGGTGGCGGGTCCCTTGGCGATGGCCTGGTACTGGCCGAGAAAGCCATGA
- the minC gene encoding septum site-determining protein MinC translates to MQADSRRFLLRPLRKAEASPLEEIRSQLGAADGMGTAALVCEDRLLTLPELQAIAEQLKEAHWTLVRVESREALSLVPAAALGLETALIRDTQREPTRAGPDAKDLTIHRGTLRSGDHLQVDGSVLVLGDVNPGARVSAGGDVRVWGRLRGIAHAGQAGNTAARIVALQLRPLQLRIANAVARGPEDLPPPGFSEEALLIEGVIAIRPAEPLWPQDG, encoded by the coding sequence ATGCAGGCTGACTCCCGTCGCTTCCTCCTCAGGCCCCTTCGCAAGGCTGAGGCTTCGCCTCTCGAGGAAATTCGCTCACAGCTGGGGGCTGCAGACGGCATGGGCACCGCGGCGCTGGTCTGTGAGGACCGCCTCCTGACCCTGCCAGAACTCCAAGCAATTGCCGAGCAGCTCAAAGAAGCCCATTGGACCTTGGTGCGCGTCGAATCCCGGGAGGCCCTCAGCCTGGTGCCTGCCGCAGCGCTTGGACTGGAGACCGCCCTGATCCGAGACACCCAACGGGAGCCGACTCGAGCTGGGCCGGACGCCAAGGACCTGACCATCCACCGGGGCACCCTCCGCTCGGGCGACCACCTGCAAGTCGACGGCTCAGTGCTGGTGCTGGGGGATGTGAACCCGGGGGCCCGGGTCAGCGCTGGCGGGGATGTAAGGGTCTGGGGAAGGCTGCGCGGCATTGCCCATGCCGGCCAAGCCGGCAACACGGCCGCCCGGATCGTGGCGCTGCAGCTGCGGCCGCTGCAATTGCGGATTGCCAATGCCGTGGCGCGGGGCCCTGAGGATCTTCCTCCTCCAGGATTCAGTGAGGAAGCCCTGCTGATCGAGGGGGTGATTGCCATCCGACCGGCCGAACCGCTCTGGCCCCAGGACGGCTAA
- a CDS encoding HEAT repeat domain-containing protein, with the protein MTQALTGIVLAGVVAACWVLGRPKRNILRSTDASAIAALNRGQMELVIPGGGNDSTTQAGSAMVVLPAASDRRGRGELLKQLEQQFRAGGEQRRTAMAICQLWRHREALPLIRRGLRDADQVVAQLAAEAMTNFRGRSSAPVAVAQPLKLPRNVSRMR; encoded by the coding sequence ATGACCCAGGCCCTCACCGGAATCGTTCTCGCAGGTGTCGTGGCGGCCTGCTGGGTCCTGGGCCGGCCCAAGCGCAACATCCTGCGCTCCACCGATGCTTCCGCCATTGCGGCCCTGAACCGCGGCCAAATGGAATTGGTCATCCCTGGTGGCGGGAACGACTCCACAACTCAGGCGGGCAGCGCCATGGTTGTGCTTCCGGCAGCCAGCGATCGCCGCGGCCGCGGGGAGCTGCTGAAGCAACTCGAGCAGCAGTTCCGCGCAGGTGGTGAGCAGCGCCGCACCGCCATGGCGATCTGCCAGCTCTGGCGCCACCGCGAGGCCCTGCCGCTAATTCGCCGCGGCCTGCGCGATGCCGATCAGGTTGTTGCCCAGCTCGCCGCTGAAGCCATGACCAACTTCCGCGGCCGCAGCAGCGCTCCAGTCGCCGTGGCTCAACCGCTCAAACTGCCGCGCAACGTCTCCCGGATGCGATAG
- a CDS encoding chromate transporter: MTLLLAAVCQPAHLGDWRNLIAVIWDFLSLSLFSLGGGNTLLVEYHYMAVDKYCWLSSQQFAEIYAIAEGAPGPSSMIVGLLGMGAAFEEGPLWALFSGVMAEVAILLPSTLLMVIAALSWNRFKTSPFRLAFERAMGPITLGVLFAVGLKILRISDHDTPAYAVSAVVCFLMLRTKISPLWFMAVAAGLGAFGLVNR; this comes from the coding sequence ATGACCCTGCTTCTTGCTGCGGTCTGCCAACCAGCCCATCTGGGCGATTGGCGCAACCTGATCGCCGTGATCTGGGATTTCCTCAGCCTCTCGCTCTTTTCCCTGGGCGGTGGGAACACGCTGCTGGTGGAGTACCACTACATGGCGGTCGACAAGTACTGCTGGCTCAGCTCCCAGCAGTTCGCCGAGATCTACGCCATTGCCGAAGGGGCCCCGGGCCCGAGCTCCATGATCGTGGGCTTGCTTGGCATGGGAGCGGCCTTTGAGGAGGGGCCGCTCTGGGCGCTGTTTAGTGGGGTGATGGCGGAGGTGGCGATCCTGCTGCCCTCCACTTTGTTGATGGTGATCGCGGCCTTGAGCTGGAATCGCTTCAAGACCTCACCCTTTCGGCTGGCCTTCGAGCGGGCGATGGGGCCGATCACCTTGGGCGTGCTCTTTGCCGTCGGCCTGAAGATCCTGCGCATCTCCGATCACGACACGCCGGCCTATGCCGTCTCGGCGGTGGTGTGCTTCTTGATGCTGCGCACCAAGATCTCCCCCCTCTGGTTCATGGCCGTGGCTGCTGGCCTGGGGGCGTTCGGCTTGGTGAACCGTTAG
- a CDS encoding photosystem I reaction center subunit VIII, with protein sequence MTGDFVAAWMPSVFVPLVGILAPAVAMALLFNVIEARD encoded by the coding sequence ATGACCGGAGACTTCGTCGCCGCCTGGATGCCCTCGGTGTTCGTGCCCCTTGTCGGGATCCTGGCTCCTGCTGTGGCCATGGCCCTGCTGTTCAACGTGATCGAAGCCCGCGACTGA
- the ctpZ gene encoding carboxyl-terminal processing protease CtpZ gives MAESTDLLLPHVSAPPLVTSPPQKPIQRRSSELKSIAATALSWILSLWLTATPALALNDGQQLVVESWRLVNQSYVDPDRFETIHWKRLRQKALERSIQSSTDAYEAIEAMLAPIGDPYTRLLRPADFLTLKANTEGSVSGVGLQLGIRQDDTAIVVIAPLEGSPAAEAGISSASVLSQVDGLSTADLGLEATAARLRGKEGTSVLLELITPKGKTQEVELKRRQVDLQPVRSRLIQSSGHRLGYIRIAQFAEPVPQELAKALESLQSQGIDGLILDLRNNSGGLVSAGLAVANVFLDGGPIVETQNRDGFSDAQQASRGQLYGGPMLTLVNGGTASASEILAGALQDDERSPLLGTRTFGKGLIQSLIGLGGDGSGLAVTVARYLTPSGRDIQNLGIEPNQRLADPEPLNPGGDGDTWLEVAVNQLADQIEAG, from the coding sequence TTGGCAGAGTCTACCGATCTGCTCCTGCCGCACGTGAGCGCGCCGCCGCTTGTGACATCACCGCCACAAAAACCGATTCAGCGGCGCTCAAGTGAGCTGAAATCGATTGCCGCCACTGCGCTTTCGTGGATTCTCAGCCTCTGGCTGACCGCCACCCCTGCCCTGGCGCTCAACGATGGCCAACAACTTGTGGTCGAGAGCTGGCGCTTGGTCAACCAGAGCTACGTCGATCCAGACCGCTTCGAAACCATTCATTGGAAGCGGCTGCGGCAAAAGGCCCTGGAGCGGTCAATCCAAAGCAGCACCGATGCCTACGAGGCCATCGAAGCGATGCTCGCCCCGATTGGGGATCCCTACACCCGCCTGCTCAGACCCGCTGACTTCCTCACCCTCAAAGCCAATACAGAAGGAAGCGTCAGTGGCGTCGGACTGCAGCTGGGCATTCGACAGGACGACACGGCCATCGTCGTCATAGCCCCCCTCGAGGGCTCCCCCGCCGCCGAGGCGGGGATCAGCAGTGCCAGCGTGCTGAGCCAAGTCGACGGGTTGAGCACCGCGGATTTGGGACTGGAAGCCACCGCCGCTCGTCTGCGGGGGAAGGAAGGCACCTCCGTTCTTCTAGAGCTGATCACCCCAAAAGGCAAAACCCAAGAAGTGGAGCTCAAGCGCCGGCAGGTGGACCTGCAGCCCGTCCGCAGTCGCCTGATCCAATCTTCAGGACATCGGTTGGGTTACATCCGCATTGCCCAATTCGCCGAGCCGGTCCCCCAGGAGCTAGCCAAAGCACTGGAAAGCCTTCAGTCCCAGGGCATCGACGGCCTGATCCTTGATCTCAGAAACAACTCGGGGGGATTGGTCAGCGCAGGCTTGGCCGTCGCCAACGTCTTTTTGGATGGGGGCCCGATTGTGGAAACCCAAAACCGTGATGGGTTCAGCGATGCCCAGCAGGCCAGCCGCGGCCAGCTCTATGGCGGGCCGATGCTCACCCTGGTGAATGGCGGAACCGCCAGTGCCAGTGAAATCCTGGCTGGAGCGTTGCAGGACGATGAGAGATCTCCCTTGCTGGGCACCCGGACCTTTGGCAAAGGCTTGATCCAAAGCCTGATCGGCCTGGGCGGTGACGGCAGTGGGCTCGCCGTCACCGTGGCCCGCTACCTCACCCCCAGCGGCCGGGACATCCAGAACCTCGGAATCGAGCCCAACCAGCGCTTGGCAGATCCTGAACCCTTAAACCCCGGCGGGGATGGAGACACCTGGCTGGAGGTGGCCGTCAATCAACTGGCTGATCAGATCGAGGCCGGATGA
- the minD gene encoding septum site-determining protein MinD: MASSSRFILICSGKGGVGKTTLTANLGIALARQGMRTAVLDADFGLRNLDLLLGLENRIVYTAQDVLAETCRLEQALVKHKQEPNLALLPAGNPRMLEWLKPEDMQTIAEMLGEIHDVVLIDCPAGIEDGFKNAAAAAKEAIVITTPEVSAVRDADRVIGLLNTRGIKPIQMVLNRVRPKMMANQEMLAVDDVTDILALPLLGLVLEDEQVIVSTNRGEPLTLNGSNSPAATAYSNIARRICGEDVPLIDPSKVKQGLRAKLSRLMQTKIF; this comes from the coding sequence GTGGCCTCCAGTAGTCGCTTCATCCTGATCTGCTCAGGCAAAGGGGGTGTGGGCAAAACCACCCTCACCGCCAACTTGGGCATTGCTCTAGCCAGGCAGGGCATGCGCACTGCAGTGCTGGATGCCGACTTTGGTCTGCGCAACCTTGATCTCCTGCTGGGCCTCGAGAACCGGATCGTCTACACCGCCCAGGACGTTCTCGCTGAGACCTGCCGCCTGGAGCAGGCGCTGGTGAAGCACAAGCAGGAGCCCAACCTGGCTCTGCTGCCGGCGGGAAATCCGCGGATGCTCGAGTGGCTGAAGCCCGAGGACATGCAAACGATCGCCGAGATGCTCGGCGAGATCCATGACGTCGTGCTGATCGACTGCCCGGCAGGCATCGAGGACGGCTTCAAGAATGCGGCCGCTGCTGCCAAGGAAGCCATCGTCATCACCACCCCTGAAGTGTCCGCGGTGCGGGACGCTGACCGGGTGATCGGATTGCTCAACACCCGGGGCATCAAGCCGATTCAGATGGTCCTTAACCGGGTTCGCCCGAAGATGATGGCCAACCAGGAAATGCTGGCGGTGGATGACGTCACCGACATCCTGGCCCTGCCGCTGCTTGGCCTAGTGCTGGAAGACGAGCAGGTGATCGTGAGCACCAACCGCGGTGAACCCCTCACCCTGAACGGCTCCAACTCCCCCGCCGCGACGGCCTACAGCAACATCGCCCGGAGGATCTGCGGTGAGGACGTGCCGCTCATCGATCCCTCCAAGGTGAAGCAAGGCTTGCGCGCCAAGCTCAGCCGCCTGATGCAAACCAAGATTTTCTGA
- a CDS encoding photosystem I reaction center subunit XI, with protein sequence MTVTPVADPCVGNLATPVNSSYFSRAFLGALPAYRPALSPNRRGLEVGMAHGFFLYGPFTICGPLRATEYASTAGLLAAVGLVSILTVCLSIYGTAGRGPNVQPADATIDNPPADLFTKAGWAEFASGFWLGGCGGAAFAWFLAGTTIVAPLVKIAGGVWSVG encoded by the coding sequence ATGACCGTGACCCCCGTGGCCGACCCCTGCGTCGGCAATCTGGCCACTCCCGTCAACAGCAGCTACTTCAGCCGCGCTTTCCTGGGCGCGCTGCCTGCTTATCGCCCCGCCCTCTCTCCCAACCGTCGCGGTCTGGAAGTGGGTATGGCCCATGGCTTTTTCCTTTACGGCCCCTTCACCATCTGCGGCCCCCTGCGCGCCACCGAGTACGCCAGCACCGCTGGTCTGCTGGCTGCCGTTGGTCTGGTCTCGATCCTGACGGTCTGCCTCTCGATTTACGGCACCGCTGGCCGCGGCCCCAACGTGCAGCCGGCTGACGCCACCATCGACAACCCACCTGCTGACCTGTTCACCAAGGCTGGCTGGGCTGAATTCGCTAGCGGTTTCTGGCTCGGCGGTTGCGGCGGTGCTGCCTTCGCTTGGTTCCTGGCTGGAACCACCATCGTGGCTCCCCTGGTGAAGATTGCCGGTGGCGTCTGGAGCGTCGGCTGA
- a CDS encoding HD domain-containing protein, protein MSARTYHDPLHGAIRLSRREPAEALAIDLVDTPVFQRLRRIRQLGPAYLTFHGAESSRFTHSLGVLHLARQALGNLGRNHPELDEHRGVLYAAALLHDVGHGPLSHSGEEMYGLHHESWSSRLIREHPSLRDPLEAFAPGTADQVADLLEHGRYRNPAIKALVSSQLDCDRLDYLLRDSYNTGASYGVLDLERILASLTLAPDGQLALQPKGLMAVEHYLVVRNLMYRSVYNHRLNVVCNWLLNRTIAVARELGPAQIWADAVMQHWLWDPQALDLESFLGNDDVRTGYHLQRWLEEGPAPLQQLCRRVLNRELLRASDLSQLPQERRLALLARAQTLSEAAGLRPDLCCGLHQQSNHGYHPYKGGLRLWDGHQLGAIEQRSPLIRSLIQPTQTAWLIHPPEITPAIREALALEVAAGDP, encoded by the coding sequence ATGAGCGCTCGCACTTATCACGATCCACTGCACGGGGCGATCCGCCTGTCTCGACGGGAGCCAGCGGAAGCCCTGGCGATCGATCTGGTCGACACGCCGGTCTTTCAGCGCCTCAGACGCATCCGACAACTGGGACCGGCCTACCTGACCTTCCACGGAGCCGAGTCCAGCCGCTTCACCCACTCCCTGGGGGTTCTGCATCTGGCCCGCCAAGCCCTGGGGAACCTGGGGCGCAACCATCCGGAACTGGACGAGCACCGTGGAGTGCTCTACGCCGCGGCCCTGCTGCACGACGTGGGGCATGGCCCGCTGAGCCACTCCGGGGAGGAGATGTATGGACTGCACCATGAGAGCTGGTCCAGTCGCCTCATCCGCGAGCACCCCTCACTGCGGGATCCCCTCGAGGCCTTTGCGCCGGGGACCGCTGATCAAGTGGCGGACCTGCTCGAGCACGGCCGCTACCGCAATCCAGCGATCAAGGCCCTGGTCAGCAGTCAGCTCGATTGCGATCGCCTCGATTACCTGCTGCGGGACAGCTACAACACCGGGGCCAGCTACGGGGTACTCGACCTCGAGCGCATCCTCGCCAGCCTGACCCTGGCCCCCGATGGCCAGCTGGCGCTGCAGCCCAAAGGACTCATGGCGGTGGAGCACTACTTAGTGGTGCGAAACCTGATGTACCGGAGCGTCTACAACCACCGCCTGAATGTGGTCTGCAACTGGCTGCTGAACCGAACCATCGCGGTCGCACGCGAACTGGGTCCGGCTCAGATCTGGGCCGATGCCGTGATGCAGCACTGGCTCTGGGACCCCCAGGCTCTGGATCTCGAGTCGTTTCTGGGTAATGACGATGTCAGAACGGGCTACCACCTGCAGCGTTGGCTGGAGGAGGGACCGGCCCCGCTCCAACAGCTCTGCCGGCGCGTGCTCAACCGAGAACTGCTGCGGGCCTCGGATCTGAGCCAACTCCCGCAGGAGAGACGCCTGGCCTTGCTGGCACGAGCACAGACCCTGAGTGAGGCAGCCGGACTCCGCCCAGACCTCTGCTGCGGACTGCACCAGCAGAGCAACCACGGGTATCACCCATATAAAGGTGGACTGCGGCTCTGGGATGGCCATCAGCTGGGAGCCATCGAGCAGCGTTCACCCCTGATTCGCAGCTTGATCCAACCGACCCAAACCGCCTGGTTGATTCACCCACCGGAGATCACCCCCGCGATCCGCGAGGCCCTGGCCCTGGAAGTTGCGGCTGGAGATCCCTAA
- a CDS encoding response regulator transcription factor, whose translation MVAPAGLQPTPAERRVLSELRHGKSNGSIATALAISRRTVECHLSRLLSKTGCRNRTQLLLWSMTER comes from the coding sequence ATGGTTGCCCCCGCAGGACTTCAACCCACCCCAGCAGAGCGGCGCGTGCTCTCTGAATTGCGACACGGCAAAAGCAACGGATCGATCGCGACCGCCCTGGCCATCAGCCGGCGCACGGTCGAATGCCACCTCTCACGACTCCTCAGCAAAACCGGTTGCCGCAACCGCACCCAGCTGCTGCTCTGGTCCATGACCGAGCGATAA